The DNA segment CGGCTGGAGCCCCCGGTTCGTCCCGGACGACTTTTTGCAGCGTGAACCGAAACGCCGCCCCCGCTTCCGTGGTGCCCGGCACCCGGTCGTCCACCCAGATCCGGCCGCCGTAACGTTCGATGAGCACCTGCACGAGGAAGAGGCCGAGCCCTTCGCCGACGCCTCTCCTCCTCTTCTCGTAGCGGTGGAAGATCTCGCGCTTCTGATCGTCCGGAACCCCCGGGCCGGTGTCCTCGACCGAGATCCGGACGAACCCGTCTTCGTCTTCCACGCGGACGGTAATCTCGACGCCGGACCCGCCGAACTTGACGGCGTTGCCGATGAGGTTAGAAAAAACCTCTGAGAGGAGATCGTCGGCCAGCACCTGGCGGTCGACCGCCTCGTAATGGATGGCAATTTCGGGGAACTGTGCGATCTCATCGCGGATAACCGTGTCCAGATCCACGCGCTTGTGCCCGCCGGACGGCTGGTGGATTCGCCGGATTGTCGAGACGTTGCCCAGGATCTCGATGCTCTTTCTGATACTCCGCTGGAGTTTCTCCATGTACGTCCGCGAATCGCCGTCCAGGGTCTCGATGAGCAGTTCGGTGTAGAGGTTCGCGACATTCTCGGTGTTGCGGATGTCGTGCGTGAGGATGTCCAGGTAGAGGTTCGCCTCGCGGTTCGCACTGTCGAGTTCCCGGTGGAGCCGGGCAAGGTCTTCTGTGTGGCGCTGGAGCGCTTCTTCTGTCTGCTTTCGCTCGGTGATATCGGTAAACATGGCAAAGGATCCGGCGAACCTGCCGTCCTCGTC comes from the Methanoculleus marisnigri JR1 genome and includes:
- a CDS encoding PAS domain S-box protein, with the protein product MSKESQPVNLYLTLGKVGVFAFVLMSVYQSMKDYFYPNMTLADSHMHTVLFTTLLAVTAAYFVFRKQQTLLLMLTAEANERRVTGEALQKSEEKFRSIVEMANEGILQIDSRYMITYANRTMAGMLGYSVEEMLGRPLTDFLFAEELDAHRNRMAAREQGLDGRYECRLRHRDGSARWVLVSATARKDEDGRFAGSFAMFTDITERKQTEEALQRHTEDLARLHRELDSANREANLYLDILTHDIRNTENVANLYTELLIETLDGDSRTYMEKLQRSIRKSIEILGNVSTIRRIHQPSGGHKRVDLDTVIRDEIAQFPEIAIHYEAVDRQVLADDLLSEVFSNLIGNAVKFGGSGVEITVRVEDEDGFVRISVEDTGPGVPDDQKREIFHRYEKRRRGVGEGLGLFLVQVLIERYGGRIWVDDRVPGTTEAGAAFRFTLQKVVRDEPGAPADGDVQGCRVPLIG